A stretch of the Bradyrhizobium sp. CCBAU 53351 genome encodes the following:
- a CDS encoding Ku protein, with protein MAPRAYWKGTLKLSLVSCPVVLYPATTAAEKTRFHLINRETGNRLKQQMIDSETGDVVESDQKGRGYELRKGKYVEIEPEELEAVQIESNHTIDIESFVPSEEIDQRYLNHPYYIAPDGKAAVDAFAVIRDAMKDQDRVALAKIVLTNREHMIAIEPLGKGLLGTTLRFPYELRDEDQFFDDIKSPKISKDMVELAGHILHTKAAHFDPGKFKDDYETALKALVKRKASGKKIELPEPEERPSNVVSLMDALKQSLKGRGGKKTTAKSHARRTSGRQRAARKTHRSTARQRKAG; from the coding sequence ATGGCCCCGCGCGCCTATTGGAAGGGAACGTTGAAGCTGTCGCTGGTCAGCTGTCCGGTCGTGCTTTACCCGGCGACCACGGCGGCCGAGAAGACGCGGTTTCACCTGATCAATCGCGAAACCGGCAACCGGCTCAAGCAGCAGATGATCGATTCCGAGACCGGCGACGTCGTCGAGAGCGACCAGAAGGGCCGCGGCTATGAACTGCGCAAAGGCAAATATGTCGAGATCGAGCCGGAGGAGCTCGAGGCGGTCCAGATCGAGAGCAATCACACCATCGACATCGAGAGCTTCGTGCCGAGCGAGGAGATCGACCAGCGCTACCTCAACCATCCCTACTACATCGCGCCCGACGGCAAGGCCGCGGTCGACGCCTTCGCGGTGATCCGCGACGCCATGAAGGACCAGGACCGCGTGGCGCTCGCCAAGATCGTGCTCACCAACCGCGAGCACATGATCGCGATCGAACCGCTCGGCAAGGGCCTGCTCGGCACCACGCTGCGCTTCCCTTACGAGCTGCGCGACGAGGACCAGTTCTTCGACGACATCAAGAGCCCGAAGATCAGCAAGGACATGGTCGAGCTCGCCGGCCATATCCTCCACACCAAGGCCGCGCATTTCGACCCCGGCAAATTCAAGGACGACTATGAGACCGCGCTGAAGGCGCTAGTCAAACGCAAGGCCAGCGGCAAGAAGATCGAGCTGCCCGAGCCCGAGGAGCGGCCGAGCAACGTCGTCAGCCTGATGGACGCCCTGAAGCAGAGCCTGAAGGGCCGCGGCGGGAAGAAGACGACGGCGAAGTCTCACGCGCGGCGGACGTCCGGGCGGCAACGCGCCGCGCGAAAGACGCACCGGTCGACCGCGCGGCAGAGGAAGGCGGGATAG
- a CDS encoding response regulator, with product MSAAPIKVLIIDDEPPIRKLLRMGLSTQGYDILEASNGKIALEKLEEAPALIILDLGLPDVQGHELLRTIRARNEAVPIVVLSSRGDEAGKVQALDLGADDYLTKPFGMDELLARLRAALRHQLQVQGERPVFRTGDLSVDLVRRIVKVGEREVKLSPKEYDLLRVLVQHAGKVLTHRFLLKELWDELTDAQYLRVYVRQLRQKIEADPERPQYVLTETGIGYRLRAGD from the coding sequence ATGAGCGCCGCCCCGATCAAGGTCCTGATCATCGACGACGAGCCGCCGATCCGCAAATTGCTGCGGATGGGGTTGTCGACGCAAGGCTACGACATCCTGGAGGCGTCGAACGGCAAGATCGCGCTGGAGAAGCTCGAGGAAGCGCCGGCGTTGATCATTCTCGATCTCGGACTTCCCGACGTTCAGGGACACGAATTGCTGCGCACCATCCGCGCCCGCAACGAGGCCGTGCCGATCGTGGTGCTGTCGAGCCGCGGCGACGAGGCCGGCAAGGTCCAGGCGCTCGATCTCGGCGCCGACGATTATCTGACCAAGCCGTTCGGGATGGACGAGCTGTTGGCCCGCCTGCGCGCGGCGCTGCGCCACCAGCTCCAGGTCCAGGGCGAACGCCCGGTGTTCCGCACCGGCGATCTCTCCGTCGATCTCGTCCGCCGCATCGTCAAGGTCGGCGAACGCGAGGTCAAGCTGTCGCCCAAGGAATACGATCTTTTGCGCGTGCTGGTGCAGCACGCCGGCAAGGTGCTGACCCATCGCTTCCTGCTCAAGGAGCTCTGGGACGAATTGACCGACGCGCAATACTTACGCGTCTACGTCCGCCAGCTTCGCCAGAAGATCGAAGCCGATCCGGAACGGCCGCAATACGTGCTGACTGAGACGGGGATCGGATACCGGTTGAGGGCGGGGGATTAG